A stretch of the uncultured Bacteroides sp. genome encodes the following:
- the recO gene encoding DNA repair protein RecO encodes MLQKTIGIVLHSIKCNDTSNIVDIYNELSGRASFLVKLPRSKKSAVKSVLFQPLSIIELEAEFRPTSNLHRVKEAKSYYPFSSLPYNPYKSAIALFIAEFLYRAVREEATNPPLFAYLVYSIQWLDEQERGYVNFHLVFLMRLSRFLGLYPNLEDYHNGDYFDLLNACFIAKKPFHNSFIKPEEASRLVQIMRMNYDTMHLFAMSRVERSRCLAIIIEYYRLHLPEFPTLKSIDILKELFD; translated from the coding sequence ATGCTACAAAAAACCATAGGAATTGTTCTTCATTCTATAAAATGCAATGATACTTCTAACATTGTGGATATCTATAATGAGTTATCCGGGCGAGCTTCTTTTCTGGTAAAGCTTCCTCGCTCTAAGAAATCAGCTGTAAAATCTGTGCTCTTTCAGCCTCTTTCTATTATTGAACTGGAAGCTGAATTTCGTCCTACTTCAAATCTTCATCGTGTAAAGGAGGCTAAATCTTATTATCCATTCTCTTCACTACCATATAATCCTTATAAATCTGCCATTGCTCTTTTTATTGCAGAGTTTCTTTATCGTGCGGTTCGTGAAGAGGCGACAAATCCTCCTTTATTTGCTTATTTGGTTTATTCTATTCAATGGTTGGACGAACAAGAGAGAGGTTATGTCAATTTCCATTTAGTCTTTCTCATGCGGCTTTCCCGCTTCCTGGGGCTTTATCCCAATTTGGAGGATTATCATAATGGAGACTATTTTGATTTGCTGAATGCTTGTTTCATAGCAAAGAAGCCCTTTCACAATTCATTTATCAAACCCGAAGAGGCATCCAGATTGGTTCAGATCATGCGTATGAACTATGATACCATGCATCTTTTTGCGATGAGTAGGGTAGAGCGTAGCCGCTGTCTGGCTATTATAATTGAATATTACCGACTTCATTTGCCTGAGTTCCCGACATTGAAATCAATCGATATTTTAAAAGAGTTATTTGATTAG
- a CDS encoding GatB/YqeY domain-containing protein gives MDLFERVSEDIKQAMKAKDKVSLEALRNVKKYFIEAKTAPGANDILTDEAGLKIIQKLVKQGKDSAEIFIGQNRQDLADVELAQVKVMEVYLPKQMSPEELEVAIKAIIAETGASSAKDMGKVMGVASKKLAGLAEGRAISTLVKELLA, from the coding sequence ATGGATTTATTTGAAAGAGTCAGCGAAGATATCAAACAGGCTATGAAAGCCAAAGATAAAGTGAGCCTGGAAGCACTTAGAAACGTGAAGAAATATTTTATTGAAGCGAAAACGGCTCCGGGGGCAAACGATATTTTAACTGACGAAGCTGGACTAAAAATCATCCAGAAGTTGGTAAAACAAGGAAAAGATTCTGCTGAAATCTTTATTGGCCAAAACCGCCAGGATCTAGCAGATGTAGAATTGGCTCAGGTTAAGGTTATGGAAGTTTATCTCCCTAAGCAAATGAGCCCGGAAGAGCTGGAAGTTGCTATCAAAGCTATTATTGCAGAGACAGGAGCTAGTAGCGCCAAAGATATGGGAAAAGTAATGGGTGTAGCATCTAAGAAACTTGCAGGACTAGCCGAAGGACGTGCTATCTCAACTCTTGTTAAGGAATTGCTGGCATAA